The window ACGCCACAaagtcttttttcttttaattttctaatttaaattatttgatctTCTTTCCTTTCTAAATGTTAATTTTTCAAGTCTTGGTACAGTGTGCGTGACTTCGAAATCACGGTGCTGGTAATTCAACACAATTCTTGTATCCTTAGTGTTCAAGTTTTGTATAGGTCCTCTCCCCTTGCCCTGGGGCAGAATAAGATACCTGCGGGAGTGTAAAGGTTTCTTGCAATCTCAAAGTTGAGTTTGCACTGTTTGAAATAGAGAATTTCTTGTTCAAGAAAAGTTGCAAAAAGGACATGGTATCAAACAAAAACATATGCATCCATAGAATTATGCATAGTTATTTGGGGCGCAAGGCGCACTAAAGCGCAAGGGTGTCTTGGGGCCTAAGGCGCGAGGCACAAGACGAAGCGCACACTTTATCGAAGTAAAGCGCATTtgacacaaattttaaaattcaatatatataaaaaaatttatacgatctaaattaaatactttgacaaagataaaaaaataatataaataaaaattcattaccAGATAATGTAGCATAaatcataacaaaaaaaaacaaactccAATCATCTAAAATTCATTAGTAAGTCGTAAGTGCATCATAATATATTAAccaaaaaacttcaaaaatctaaatcatcaaattcattTCCTAATCACATGCCACAGCAACAATAAGACATCAAGCAAAACCATGCAGATTGTAGGGATAGCACAGACAGATGATCATTGATCCATATACAATAAATCCTATATTGTAATCCACAAGGCACAAAACCACCAACTCTTAAATACTCACAGTTTTTGAAGAAGAAACCTAGCACATAAGATGAAAAACACTAGAAAAGAGAGAGACGAACAGAACCAGAGAGTTTCAGATGTAGATAGAGGCCGCTGCGCTACTCCAGAAAGAATTTCAAAGAACGGTAAGAAAAAGAACACACATGCAGATTGTAGGgcttttttaaaacattaaaaagagCTTTTGTTTGTTATTGGGCTTTAAATTTTATTGGGCTTGAGTTATAAATTCCTATCGCATCTTGTAATACCAAAGCGCACAGGCGCTTGCCTTTCTTCAGCGGCGTGCCTGGGCCGAGGCGCACCCCAGGCGCGCGCTTGTTCAATGTCAGGTGCGCCTGTCACCTAGGCGCAGCCAGGCGCTCGCCTTTTATAACAATGGAATTATGTTAGCAATTTTGAGTACAATACTAAAGTTAATATGTGAAATACAaacatttgtatttttaaatatcaaatatattatgtgattattgaaataaatattacttTACGAAATGAGAAACACATAAAAAGATTAAGACCAACAGTTTCTAATAGAGTGAGTGTCATTGTAGAAAATCAAAAGACTAAACATGGGAATGAAAAGTTGAACACATCAAGACGCAAAGGGCTTGCACCCGTTaagcaaaaaatttaatttttcattttttttagtacatttAAAAACTGGCTTCTAGATTATTTTTACTGGAGACCACCGATGTCATTATTCAAAAAACCATTTTGGTTTtgacaaataaataatgtggTATCCATGAGTGCACCAAGCCACCAAATCACATAactcaaataatttaataaaacaaatccGATAATTGAAAATTTATGGGGTTTATAATATTTAGTTTAACTTTATCAAAACCCAATCATTTCCACATCATTCTTCAAAGATACATGTATCAACATTTTTATCAACCTTTTTCACTTGACATCCAACTTTTGCAaagaaagattttatttttcatcacATCATACAATTAATGTATACATAAACAGATACGGTAAGACATTTAGTAAAATAAATGAGAACCCAAAATAGGGACGAAAGGCTACAAATATCTTGTACAACTCTCTTAAAAACTTCAATAATCAATCAACAACATAATCGTACATTGCTTTGAAAATCTTTGGATCTTTCAAGATCACAATTTACAACTTTACCCTCCCCCCTACCATTGTGACCCAAATGAGGGTCCTATTTCACTTTTGTTTGTACACCAAGCATGTTAGTAAAATTCTACATACAAATTGTTTAACCGAGTGAACTTTCTACTTCGGATGCTCAAGAAAAGTGGTAAGAAAAAAAAGCTCAGTACCTCTGACTCCTGTTGCAGTGTATATGGTCAACCGAATAAAACACGTTTATGGTGAAGTTGATGTTCCAATGAGATTATCATATCTCGTTGGGAAGCAAAGGCCTGAATCCAGATGTCCTGACATGGGGCAAAACCAGCAAAGGATGTTCGGGCCAAGAATCTGTAACAAATGAACCATTCAAGTCGAGCATATGTGGGCAAACCAATTATATGAAAATTTCAAGATCAATTCATTAATGTCAAAAAAAGAAATGATGTGATATTTCACGGACCATTGTCAAATTCTCATATACACCAATATCATAAGGATGTAAATAGATTTCGCCTCCTTTTTCTGCAAGCCACATAGCTCTCACACCTTCATGGTACTGTTCCACGGAAATTGAAACAGTTCACATACTATGATATTTTTCCAACAATAAATCAACGGGAAGTGTCAAGATCACAAACCTCAATTGTTGTCTTATTGTGTATAACAAGATAGGTATGCCAGCCAAGAAAAAACCCCAGTGCCAAACTTAGAGGAACTAATAATAACCCTGAAATTACCTGAACTTTAAATCACATATAGTGAGCCAAACCACCGAAGACCATAGAGACAAAAATGAATGAGAAGACTTTACATATAATATTCTGAGAGAATCTTCAGAATTTTCAGAATCTTTCCAAGAGTCAGCAGTCAAGCTACCAATGAGAAGTACCTGGGGTAACACGGTGCAACCAATGAACAGAGAAGCACAGATAAAAACTATCAAGGTCTGCATTACGGAGTAGTATTCAACGACAAACATGGGAGAGGGAAGATAATAAAACTTACATACCAGGGAATAAATGCATGCGATAACAGCATAAAAAACGAAGACGAAGAAGATCTTATAGTTTGCATGGCCCACACAGTTATTGATCCAAACGCAATGGTGATCCTTACATCAAGAGGTAGTAATTTAACACAATATACAACATATTTCAAGAAATTGCACAACAATGTTGTGAACTATGCATACCATTCGTAGAACACATCGATTACATAAACGGCAATGGTGGGAACGGGGTGGCTTATAGTGGGAACACTTTTGGCAATACCTTAAGTCACCACCCTGCAAAAATAGCAAGGCTCAATGATCAACATGCAGCTTGCAGAAAATAACCTCCATATTCAAACTTCTCTTTCCACAGCCCTCACCCAATTAAAGTGAAAAACAGTAACATGTAAATATAGCCCAAGAGTCACTTGTGCTTTGCTTGGCTTTTGAATTGGTTTTTTGGGAAGAATTATTGAAAAGGCTTGGGATAAATTGTATGTTTGGTTATATTTTGGAGAGATAGTCTTTACCGGAATCAAATTGAATCAATTGCTATTTGACAGTAATGAAACATCgtgataaatatttaaaattttactaatgGTACTATAATGTATATCAAACAAATGATATTTATGGGAATGTGGTCAAATGCCCAATTAAaagtaatttattatgtttgaagaaatgaaaaagaaagatcATATTTCGGTCAACCCAAATGAAAATGAATGATCGCGATTTTTTGTTCCAAGGAAAGTAAAATTGTTATGTGGAAACACAATCAAACAAGGCCAAACTATGAATTTTGCAGTTTGAGAGGTTTCATATTCATAGAGAAAAGAGTACTAAGATAAATGAGACAATAGTAAACAGGCTATCAATTTCTGAACCAGCATCTGCATAACACATTCCAACAAGAGAAAAAAAGTTAATTAAGGTGACAAGCAGAAAAAAGGCATCACACATCAGCCACTAATAATTTACGCGATTTCCATGTATTGGGACATGCACAAAGTCATTTAACAGACCAAGAGAATATCTAATACTGACAATAGCATTTGGTTAGGGACTTGATGCGGTATTGCTTCAAGATTTGATACAAGTCTGTTGTTTACCACAACATAGTCAAAAGCTTAAAAGCATATACAAAACTGATTCTAATGATACAGACATGAACACGAAACAAAAACCAACATTATGCACAGTGGTCTCACTAGTGGACAACACATTCAAAATTTTTACCTCTCCAATTCACCATTCCATAGTTTTTAGAAGCATGAGGTGTAAAGGCTTATAGGTCTTGAAGAGCCTAGACACGAGGCGCAAAGGTGAAATTCCTTGAAATGAGCATCCTAAAACATGATAAGCTTGATTCTAAGTGTGTGTTTAGTTGGTGTGACGGTATAACATGGTGACTGACTATTTGAATGATTAAAAAATGTGATGTGATGTGATGTGTTGAAATAGAAGATAATTTTTCGATTATATGGTTGAGTAAAATACTTGAGTGATAATCTAGCTAGACATACATTATCATAAATTAACAAATTTGCCCACAtacattatcaaaattttaccCACATACATCATTCTCTTTCATCTTTTCCAACCACCGCAGAACTGCACATTTTCTTTCTCCAAGTTGTAGATGATTTTCCAAATCCATGACTATGCTTAATGCGTTGACCCCTTCTGTATCCATTTGAATCTCCAAACTCAATCAATCACTGCTATTACTAGATATTAGAGCTTTCCAATTTTAAATCTCCGAGTAAAAGAAGTTTTCTGTATACAACCTTCAAAATCAGGTGGCCACTCATGTGTTTTCTCGAATCAGCTCTATGATTCTATTATGGAAATTCGGACAAAACAAGGACCTCTGAACCCCCTTATTTATCTTTTATAGTGAATAGGTGTAAACATATGCATTTTGGGATAATTATGATGCGGGAGAACTATGATCAAATATTTTCAGATCAAGGGGTGCAAAAGAAACTGACAAAGATGTTTGGTGCAGAACCATAAACTCAAACATCTAGTGAATGAATGTTTCTGACATGTTCAAGGAATGAACATC of the Primulina huaijiensis isolate GDHJ02 chromosome 1, ASM1229523v2, whole genome shotgun sequence genome contains:
- the LOC140986592 gene encoding probable protein S-acyltransferase 16; amino-acid sequence: MMRRSKFSFHVIVVTAAIAYIYLSTVFVYIDQSFGLGSSPGMLNASVYTLLAVMCIFCYRRAIYTDPGRVPGTFVPDVEDSDNQIHEIKRKGGDLRYCQKCSHYKPPRSHHCRLCNRCVLRMDHHCVWINNCVGHANYKIFFVFVFYAVIACIYSLVLLIGSLTADSWKDSENSEDSLRILYVISGLLLVPLSLALGFFLGWHTYLVIHNKTTIEYHEGVRAMWLAEKGGEIYLHPYDIGVYENLTMILGPNILCWFCPMSGHLDSGLCFPTRYDNLIGTSTSP